In one Bacteroidota bacterium genomic region, the following are encoded:
- a CDS encoding metallophosphoesterase, with the protein MKKTISMYLVAVFFLSQNILGQTFGVIGDYGVDKIPQLDVSNLMKSWNPDLIITVGDNNYQGGDSLTIDKNIGKYFHEYIYPYKGTYGLGGTINRFFPTLGNHDVRTADGKPYFDYFTLPGNERYYDFVWGDVHFFALNSDTTEIDGDSSASVQGQWLKNALESSISPWKIVYFHESPYTSEEYHRSQPRLQWPFVEWGATAVLTGHSHNYERIFVNGLTYMVNGLGGHGKRAFVDIIPESLVQYNQDYGAMKVVANNDSIVFMFINRADSLIDYYSINKNTEDINTKQLKPEIELKNFPNPFKISTRISFVSPSTGFAELKVYNLYGKEITTLLSENITFGKYEVQWMAENLQSGVYYYCLYFADFVKVVKAVIIN; encoded by the coding sequence ATGAAGAAAACAATATCAATGTATCTAGTTGCTGTTTTTTTCTTATCACAAAACATTTTAGGGCAAACCTTTGGGGTAATAGGCGATTACGGTGTTGATAAAATACCACAACTGGATGTCTCCAATTTAATGAAAAGCTGGAACCCAGATTTAATTATTACTGTTGGCGATAATAATTACCAGGGAGGGGATTCATTAACAATTGATAAAAATATAGGAAAGTATTTTCATGAATATATTTATCCCTATAAAGGCACTTATGGTCTAGGAGGTACTATAAACAGGTTTTTTCCTACATTAGGGAATCATGATGTTAGAACAGCAGATGGAAAGCCTTATTTTGATTATTTTACTCTGCCCGGTAATGAACGTTATTATGATTTTGTTTGGGGTGATGTTCATTTTTTTGCTCTTAATAGCGATACAACTGAAATTGATGGTGATTCAAGTGCTTCTGTTCAAGGTCAATGGCTAAAAAATGCTTTGGAATCTTCAATTTCTCCCTGGAAAATTGTTTATTTTCACGAGTCTCCATATACTTCCGAGGAATATCACCGTAGCCAGCCTCGATTGCAGTGGCCCTTTGTTGAATGGGGAGCAACTGCAGTACTTACAGGGCATTCTCATAATTATGAACGCATTTTTGTTAATGGTTTAACATACATGGTGAATGGATTGGGAGGACACGGTAAAAGAGCATTTGTTGACATTATTCCAGAAAGCCTTGTGCAATATAATCAGGATTATGGAGCAATGAAAGTAGTGGCAAATAATGACAGCATAGTTTTTATGTTTATAAATAGAGCAGATTCTTTAATTGATTATTATTCAATTAATAAAAACACGGAAGACATTAATACGAAACAACTAAAACCTGAAATTGAACTTAAAAATTTCCCCAATCCTTTTAAAATTTCTACACGAATTTCATTTGTATCCCCCTCAACAGGATTCGCTGAACTAAAAGTATATAACTTATATGGAAAGGAAATTACTACACTTTTAAGTGAAAACATTACATTTGGAAAGTATGAAGTGCAATGGATGGCTGAAAATTTGCAGAGTGGAGTTTATTATTATTGCCTGTATTTTGCTGATTTTGTAAAAGTTGTTAAAGCTGTAATAATTAATTAG
- a CDS encoding EboA domain-containing protein encodes MLSRQISNTGINWLNTVIYDLETNYTESSFMQWYSLVPRFTGTEKLFVSEKDTLDANKIRKGWHITNLTIDQTTRILLVLNAFQGNISEYNKTLNKILSSGDLKEIDALFSALPLLPFPKEQCELALAGKRTNISSLFDRIALNNPFPSEYLDDDNWNQMILKAVFIESPLYKIYGLDKRMNIKLASMLFDYAKERKAAGRVITPELWRLVAPYAESSVLESIKQMFEQELIHKFSAALFCSSCSLPEAKTLIKSYPQLMERIKEEKINWDEIGKKWFHKI; translated from the coding sequence TTGTTATCCCGTCAAATTTCAAATACAGGGATTAATTGGTTAAATACGGTCATTTACGATCTTGAAACCAATTACACTGAATCCTCTTTTATGCAATGGTATAGCTTAGTTCCCAGGTTCACTGGTACTGAAAAATTATTTGTTTCTGAAAAAGACACACTAGATGCAAATAAAATCAGAAAAGGATGGCATATTACTAATCTAACAATTGATCAAACCACACGTATTCTTTTAGTATTAAATGCTTTTCAGGGTAACATTTCAGAATATAATAAAACTTTAAATAAAATATTAAGTTCCGGGGATTTAAAAGAAATCGATGCATTGTTTTCTGCACTCCCACTACTGCCTTTTCCAAAAGAACAATGTGAACTGGCATTGGCAGGAAAAAGAACAAACATAAGTTCCTTGTTTGATCGAATAGCACTTAACAATCCTTTCCCTTCCGAATACTTAGACGATGACAACTGGAACCAGATGATTCTTAAGGCAGTTTTTATTGAAAGTCCACTCTATAAAATATATGGTCTTGATAAACGCATGAATATAAAACTTGCATCAATGCTTTTTGATTATGCCAAAGAGCGAAAAGCAGCCGGACGTGTAATCACACCAGAATTGTGGAGATTGGTTGCACCTTATGCTGAAAGTTCTGTTTTAGAAAGTATAAAACAAATGTTTGAACAGGAATTAATTCATAAATTCTCAGCAGCCCTGTTTTGCTCTTCCTGTAGCCTACCAGAGGCGAAAACATTAATTAAATCTTATCCTCAGCTTATGGAAAGAATTAAAGAAGAAAAAATCAATTGGGATGAAATTGGTAAAAAATGGTTTCATAAAATTTAA